Proteins encoded in a region of the Ursus arctos isolate Adak ecotype North America unplaced genomic scaffold, UrsArc2.0 scaffold_2, whole genome shotgun sequence genome:
- the KLHDC8A gene encoding kelch domain-containing protein 8A isoform X1: MEVPNVKDFQWKRLAPLPSCRVYCSLLESGGQVYAIGGCDDNGIPMDCFEVYSPEADQWTALPPLPTARAGVAAIALGKRIMVIGGVGTSQLPLKVVEMYNIDEGKWKKRSVLREAAMGISVTAKDYRVYAAGGMGLDLRPHNHLQHYDMLKDMWVSLAPMPTPRYAATSFLRGSKIYVLGGRQSKYAVNAFEVFDIETRSWTKFPNIPCKRAFSSFVTLDDRLYSLGGLRQGRLYRQPKFLRTMDVFDMEQGGWLKMERSFFLKKRRADFVAGSLSGRVIVAGGLGNQPTVLETAEAFHPAKNSSAQVGGSLGMEDGEGLQGVPNPSSLPWSTSLPHLAVTCRPALALICSARIDLGAGAAELEEKSGSNGRVQVSSLGQEEPMPLGPLIRMR; this comes from the exons ATGGAGGTGCCTAACGTCAAGGACTTCCAGTGGAAGCGCCTGGCGCCGCTGCCCAGCTGCCGGGTCTACTGCTCCCTGCTGGAGAGCGGGGGGCAGGTCTATGCCATCGGGGGATGTGACGACAATGGCATCCCCATGGACTGCTTTGAGGTCTACTCCCCCGAGGCCGACCAGTGGACCGCCCTGCCCCCCCTGCCGACAGCCCGGGCCGGGGTGGCCGCCATCGCCCTGGGGAAGCGGATCATGGTGATCGGGGGTGTGGGCACCAGTCAGCTGCCCCTGAAGGTCGTCGAGATGTACAACATCGATGAGGGCAAGTGGAAGAAGAGGAGCGTGCTGCGCGAGGCCGCCATGGGCATTTCTGTCACTGCCAAAG ATTACCGAGTGTACGCGGCAGGCGGGATGGGCCTGGACCTCCGTCCGCACAACCACCTCCAACACTATGACATGCTCAAGGACATGTGGGTGTCGCTAGCACCCATGCCCACCCCGAGGTATGCTGCCACCTCCTTCCTCCGAGGCTCCAAGATCTATGTGCTAG GGGGACGACAGTCCAAGTATGCAGTCAATGCCTTTGAGGTCTTTGACATCGAGACTCGCTCCTGGACCAAGTTCCCCAACATTCCCTGCAAGCGGGCCTTCTCCAGCTTTGTGACCCTGGATGACCGATTGTACAGCCTGGGGGGCCTGCGGCAGGGTCGGCTCTACCGGCAGCCCAAGTTCCTCCGGACGATGGATGTGTTCGACATGGAACAGG GGGGCTGGCTGAAGATGGAACGCTCGTTCTTCCTCAAGAAGCGGCGGGCAGACTTCGTGGCCGGCTCTCTGAGTGGACGGGTCATAGTGGCCGGAGGACTCG GGAACCAACCCACGGTCCTGGAGACGGCAGAGGCATTCCACCCAGCGAAGAACAG CTCTGCACAAGTTGGAGGGTCTCTTGGGATGGAAGATGGTGAAGGCTTGCAAGGAGTCCCAAACCCTTCTTCTCTCCCGTGGTCCACATCCCTTCCCCATTTGGCGGTCACCTGCAGGCCTGCCCTAGCCCTCATCTGCTCAGCAAGAATTGACCTTGGAGCAGGAGCCGCTGAATTGGAAGAGAAGTCAGGTTCAAATGGACGGGTCCAGGTCAGCAGCCTCGGCCAGGAAGAGCCCATGCCTCTCGGGCCCTTGATAAGAATGCGGTGA
- the KLHDC8A gene encoding kelch domain-containing protein 8A isoform X2: protein MEVPNVKDFQWKRLAPLPSCRVYCSLLESGGQVYAIGGCDDNGIPMDCFEVYSPEADQWTALPPLPTARAGVAAIALGKRIMVIGGVGTSQLPLKVVEMYNIDEGKWKKRSVLREAAMGISVTAKDYRVYAAGGMGLDLRPHNHLQHYDMLKDMWVSLAPMPTPRYAATSFLRGSKIYVLGGRQSKYAVNAFEVFDIETRSWTKFPNIPCKRAFSSFVTLDDRLYSLGGLRQGRLYRQPKFLRTMDVFDMEQGGWLKMERSFFLKKRRADFVAGSLSGRVIVAGGLGNQPTVLETAEAFHPAKNRWEVLPPMPTPRCACSSIVLKNCLLAVGGVNQGLSDAVEALCVSDP, encoded by the exons ATGGAGGTGCCTAACGTCAAGGACTTCCAGTGGAAGCGCCTGGCGCCGCTGCCCAGCTGCCGGGTCTACTGCTCCCTGCTGGAGAGCGGGGGGCAGGTCTATGCCATCGGGGGATGTGACGACAATGGCATCCCCATGGACTGCTTTGAGGTCTACTCCCCCGAGGCCGACCAGTGGACCGCCCTGCCCCCCCTGCCGACAGCCCGGGCCGGGGTGGCCGCCATCGCCCTGGGGAAGCGGATCATGGTGATCGGGGGTGTGGGCACCAGTCAGCTGCCCCTGAAGGTCGTCGAGATGTACAACATCGATGAGGGCAAGTGGAAGAAGAGGAGCGTGCTGCGCGAGGCCGCCATGGGCATTTCTGTCACTGCCAAAG ATTACCGAGTGTACGCGGCAGGCGGGATGGGCCTGGACCTCCGTCCGCACAACCACCTCCAACACTATGACATGCTCAAGGACATGTGGGTGTCGCTAGCACCCATGCCCACCCCGAGGTATGCTGCCACCTCCTTCCTCCGAGGCTCCAAGATCTATGTGCTAG GGGGACGACAGTCCAAGTATGCAGTCAATGCCTTTGAGGTCTTTGACATCGAGACTCGCTCCTGGACCAAGTTCCCCAACATTCCCTGCAAGCGGGCCTTCTCCAGCTTTGTGACCCTGGATGACCGATTGTACAGCCTGGGGGGCCTGCGGCAGGGTCGGCTCTACCGGCAGCCCAAGTTCCTCCGGACGATGGATGTGTTCGACATGGAACAGG GGGGCTGGCTGAAGATGGAACGCTCGTTCTTCCTCAAGAAGCGGCGGGCAGACTTCGTGGCCGGCTCTCTGAGTGGACGGGTCATAGTGGCCGGAGGACTCG GGAACCAACCCACGGTCCTGGAGACGGCAGAGGCATTCCACCCAGCGAAGAACAGGTGGGAGGTCCTCCCCCCCATGCCCACGCCCCGCTGCGCCTGCTCCAGCATCGTCCTCAAGAACTGCCTCCTGGCCGTGGGGGGTGTCAACCAGGGTCTGAGCGACGCAGTGGAAGCGCTGTGTGTCTCGGACCCCTAG